A region from the Gemmatimonadaceae bacterium genome encodes:
- a CDS encoding metallophosphoesterase, which yields MTVFDDHNGNGVRDAGERAIPGVVISNQRDVATTDASGVARIERGPTGIIFVSIPNGYRSVGRFWRAPAPADSQLMFPLQPAPAPRTFSFIHASDPHIEPNNVGRTRRFRQLVDSLRPDFTIVTGDLIRDAMSQQEPQARAYFELFDAETRGFAKPLWTVPGNHDHFGIIPSRSHVPATHPLYDRGMYRLYRGPDYYSFTYGGVHFVGLNTLMADDSAYYGRVDSLQLAWLRRDLATVAPSVPIVTFNHIPMASAWEMLAGFADTPSFVASLRRIDGTTTDRHTVANVLDVMRAMRGHRWVLALGGHMHAAEKLVFETEGGRTRFEQAAAVVGPNGGGDLVAPSGITVYTVRNGVIDAGRFVRLDPPLER from the coding sequence GTGACCGTATTCGACGACCACAATGGCAATGGCGTGCGCGACGCCGGTGAACGCGCGATTCCGGGCGTCGTCATCTCCAATCAGCGCGACGTCGCAACAACGGATGCGTCGGGCGTCGCGCGAATCGAGCGAGGTCCGACGGGGATCATCTTCGTTTCGATTCCGAATGGCTATCGAAGCGTCGGCCGCTTCTGGCGCGCGCCGGCTCCCGCGGATTCTCAGCTGATGTTCCCGCTACAGCCTGCGCCGGCGCCGCGCACCTTCAGTTTCATTCACGCGTCCGATCCGCACATCGAGCCGAACAACGTCGGCCGCACGCGGCGCTTCCGCCAACTCGTCGATTCGCTTCGACCTGATTTCACCATCGTCACCGGTGATCTGATCCGCGACGCGATGAGCCAGCAGGAGCCCCAAGCCCGGGCGTACTTCGAGCTCTTCGATGCAGAGACCCGCGGGTTCGCGAAGCCGCTGTGGACGGTGCCGGGGAATCACGATCATTTCGGCATCATCCCCAGCCGCTCGCACGTGCCCGCGACGCATCCACTGTACGATCGTGGGATGTATCGGCTGTATCGCGGTCCGGATTACTACTCGTTCACCTACGGCGGCGTGCACTTCGTGGGACTCAACACGCTGATGGCCGACGATTCGGCGTATTACGGCCGCGTCGACAGCCTGCAGCTCGCGTGGCTGCGGCGCGATCTGGCGACGGTCGCGCCGAGTGTGCCGATCGTGACGTTCAATCACATTCCGATGGCGTCCGCGTGGGAGATGCTGGCGGGATTCGCGGACACGCCGTCGTTCGTCGCGTCGCTCAGGCGGATCGACGGAACGACCACGGATCGTCACACCGTGGCGAACGTCCTGGACGTCATGAGAGCGATGCGCGGACACCGCTGGGTACTCGCGCTCGGCGGACATATGCACGCCGCGGAGAAGCTGGTCTTCGAGACCGAAGGAGGACGCACGCGCTTCGAGCAAGCGGCGGCGGTCGTTGGCCCAAACGGCGGCGGTGATTTGGTCGCGCCGTCGGGCATCACGGTCTACACGGTGCGGAACGGTGTGATCGACGCGGGGCGATTTGTGCGGCTCGATCCGCCGCTCGAGCGCTAG
- a CDS encoding glycoside hydrolase family 43 protein → MTSLACAARTLCFAATFVVAAVPRVTDAQRSPVARSGNPIIPGWYADPEAHVFDGAYWIYPTYSAPYGQQTFMDAFSSKDLITWVKHPHVLDTANVKWAHRAVWAPSVIEKDGWYYLFFGANDIQNDQQVGGIGVARARSPAGPFVDYIGHPLIDAFHNGAQPIDPFVFKDADSTYYIVYGGWRHCNIARLSDDLTSVVPLPDGTMFKEITPAGYVEGSFMLRKDGKYYFMWSEGGWTGPNYAVAYAIGSSPFGPFERTAKILQQDSSVATGAGHHSVIQSPASRKWYIVYHRRPLGETDPNHRAVSIDEMRFDDRGFILPVKITREGVPADPLGRTEHSDSSSAPRRSPAPR, encoded by the coding sequence ATGACATCCCTTGCGTGTGCGGCACGCACGTTGTGTTTCGCCGCCACCTTCGTGGTTGCGGCAGTTCCACGCGTGACTGACGCGCAGCGAAGCCCCGTCGCGCGTTCGGGAAATCCGATCATTCCCGGCTGGTACGCGGATCCGGAGGCGCACGTGTTCGACGGCGCGTACTGGATCTACCCGACGTACTCCGCGCCCTACGGCCAGCAGACGTTCATGGACGCCTTCTCGTCGAAGGACCTGATCACGTGGGTGAAGCACCCGCACGTGCTCGACACGGCCAACGTCAAATGGGCGCACCGCGCCGTGTGGGCGCCGTCGGTGATCGAGAAGGACGGGTGGTACTATCTCTTCTTCGGCGCGAACGACATTCAGAATGACCAACAAGTCGGCGGCATCGGCGTGGCGCGCGCACGGTCTCCGGCCGGGCCCTTCGTCGACTACATCGGCCATCCGCTGATCGACGCGTTCCACAATGGGGCGCAGCCGATCGATCCGTTCGTATTCAAGGATGCTGATTCGACATATTACATCGTCTATGGCGGCTGGCGGCATTGCAACATCGCCCGGCTGAGCGACGATCTCACGAGCGTCGTGCCGCTGCCCGACGGAACGATGTTCAAGGAGATCACGCCCGCGGGCTACGTCGAAGGCTCGTTCATGCTGCGCAAGGACGGCAAGTACTACTTCATGTGGTCCGAGGGCGGGTGGACGGGACCGAACTACGCGGTGGCCTACGCCATCGGCTCGTCGCCGTTCGGCCCGTTCGAGCGAACGGCCAAGATCCTTCAGCAGGACTCGTCGGTGGCGACCGGCGCGGGCCACCATTCAGTCATACAATCGCCCGCATCGCGGAAATGGTACATCGTGTACCACCGCCGCCCACTCGGCGAGACGGACCCCAACCATCGCGCCGTGAGCATCGACGAGATGCGCTTCGACGACCGCGGCTTCATTCTGCCGGTCAAGATCACGCGCGAGGGCGTACCGGCTGACCCACTCGGACGGACCGAGCACTCCGATTCTTCGTCAGCGCCGCGGCGCTCACCAGCGCCGCGCTAG
- a CDS encoding transporter: protein MNHSMVSRRICRQAISRGWLACGLSAWAFTACATFGAPGPVVADRPGYTDTPTAMPARAVQLEAGVTDDRVGAALGAPATEYRTFGETLIRFGVGARTELRLFGNSYAARSTDDAPSVRGIEDAKIGAKVNLRAVPDSVHAWIPNTALLGATTIATGATGISAGAAQPEAKVAVSWTTPSPFSLFADVGYGAIETGTGRATRAWTSVAGWWAVSPRVSVFAEGLTIGRVHGSGPGTSGNDVDGGFTVLITDRFQVDVRAGHGLGSETSHEQFIGAGLARRW from the coding sequence ATGAATCACTCCATGGTGAGCAGGCGTATCTGTAGACAGGCGATATCGCGCGGCTGGCTCGCGTGCGGGCTGTCCGCGTGGGCGTTCACGGCGTGCGCCACGTTCGGCGCGCCCGGGCCGGTGGTTGCCGATCGTCCGGGGTACACGGACACGCCGACGGCGATGCCGGCGCGCGCGGTACAGCTCGAGGCGGGCGTCACCGACGATCGCGTCGGCGCCGCCCTTGGCGCTCCGGCGACGGAGTACCGGACGTTCGGTGAGACGCTCATTCGATTCGGCGTCGGAGCGCGCACCGAGCTGCGTCTATTCGGGAACTCTTATGCCGCGCGATCGACCGACGACGCGCCGAGTGTTCGCGGCATCGAGGACGCGAAGATCGGCGCGAAGGTCAATCTCCGCGCGGTGCCCGACAGCGTGCATGCGTGGATCCCGAACACGGCGCTTCTCGGCGCGACGACGATCGCCACCGGCGCCACCGGCATCAGCGCGGGCGCGGCGCAGCCGGAGGCGAAGGTCGCCGTCAGCTGGACGACGCCGAGCCCATTTTCGTTGTTCGCGGACGTGGGCTACGGGGCGATCGAGACCGGCACCGGCCGGGCGACCCGCGCGTGGACGAGCGTGGCGGGCTGGTGGGCCGTGAGTCCGCGCGTGTCAGTCTTCGCCGAGGGGTTGACCATCGGCCGCGTGCATGGCAGCGGGCCGGGTACGTCCGGCAACGACGTCGACGGCGGCTTCACAGTTCTCATAACGGACCGCTTTCAGGTCGACGTTCGAGCCGGTCATGGTCTTGGCAGCGAGACCTCGCACGAGCAGTTCATCGGCGCGGGGCTAGCGCGGCGCTGGTGA
- a CDS encoding nucleotidyltransferase: MSKRAGGNDNDVLSPDFLDFITCLNEHAVDVVLVGGYALAIHGVVRATGDIDFLYRRTKAAVRRLCAAMEEFGAPPDVIDEDALMTPAMVTQFGMPPHRIDLLSAIDGVTFEKVWAGATAVTIQGQMIRVIGLAELRTNKASTGRSKDAEDVRRLAKRPRRKKR; this comes from the coding sequence GTGAGCAAACGCGCTGGCGGCAACGACAACGACGTTCTGTCGCCGGACTTCCTCGACTTTATCACCTGTCTCAACGAGCACGCCGTCGACGTCGTGCTCGTTGGAGGGTATGCGCTCGCAATCCACGGAGTCGTTCGGGCGACAGGCGATATCGACTTCCTGTACCGCCGGACAAAGGCGGCCGTGCGTCGTCTCTGCGCGGCGATGGAGGAGTTCGGCGCGCCTCCCGACGTTATCGACGAGGACGCGCTCATGACGCCGGCGATGGTGACGCAGTTCGGCATGCCTCCGCATAGAATCGATCTGTTGAGCGCGATCGACGGCGTCACCTTCGAAAAAGTTTGGGCTGGTGCGACGGCGGTCACCATTCAAGGCCAGATGATTCGCGTCATTGGTCTCGCCGAACTTCGGACAAACAAGGCTTCGACGGGGCGATCCAAAGATGCCGAAGACGTACGCCGGTTGGCGAAGCGCCCACGCCGAAAGAAGCGCTGA
- a CDS encoding Ig-like domain-containing protein — MLSTIAARRIVAALVCVTLSWTVTSCGGDTTTSPTTDTPSTPSSPATPSTPSTPSKPPVVTTADAANVGSTAGTVHGTVDPSGAETTVWFEWGTNTNSLNVTSTTTNPVGVVNDWAATLTGLLPSTTYSFRIVGQNSGGTTRGAFKTFTTCAAAGCSAATPTVTHVSVSPATTSVNVGSTATFTATATDASGSVVTGRPITWASSNAAVATVDANGVARGVAAGTVQITATIGGVTGSASLTVAAVVVKVATVTVSLASTTITVGQTTQATATLRDASGTVLTGRAITWSSSNTNVARVDATSGLVTAAGVGSATITATSEGITGSATITVNAPAVAPTATTNDATSVSTTSATLQGTVNPNGSTSTVWFEWGTSTTSLTATGTGTNPATTVTNWTENLTNLQPSTTYTYRIVAQNAGGITRGAFKTFTTGAVQTGPTGDHTTSWDGGESDEPVATLTASNPRFLDNTPFTLTQTTTVIAFTAQQFTSQFWVLDRNNAQAFVNGSAFNGFQLAPLGQAGLNFVTLPAGTYFLAAQPNQTVFSGYSNTIFMEVSWGTFPKWTFSSNVPLALSGANPGAWKSQGFTVGTSDYRAEIETEGSDGVFAVMTAAQFQTYQAKYANGYTGGGFDAIFACGGQQGGIDLEIECEMKLTPGSYVLIYINTSNRVAGGAGNINFYRP, encoded by the coding sequence ATGTTGTCGACCATCGCCGCACGGCGCATTGTCGCCGCCCTCGTGTGCGTCACACTCTCGTGGACGGTGACGTCGTGCGGGGGCGACACGACCACGTCGCCGACCACGGACACGCCCTCGACCCCATCGTCGCCCGCGACGCCGTCAACACCCTCGACGCCGAGCAAGCCGCCGGTGGTAACCACGGCCGACGCGGCGAATGTCGGCAGCACGGCGGGAACGGTCCACGGAACGGTCGATCCAAGCGGCGCCGAGACGACGGTGTGGTTCGAGTGGGGGACGAATACCAATTCTCTGAATGTCACGTCGACGACCACGAATCCGGTCGGCGTGGTGAACGACTGGGCGGCGACGCTGACCGGCCTGCTGCCGTCGACGACGTACTCGTTCCGTATCGTGGGTCAGAATTCGGGGGGCACCACTCGCGGCGCCTTCAAGACGTTCACGACGTGCGCAGCCGCCGGGTGCTCCGCGGCCACGCCGACGGTGACGCACGTGAGCGTGTCACCGGCGACGACATCGGTGAACGTGGGCTCGACGGCAACGTTCACGGCGACGGCGACAGACGCATCCGGCAGCGTCGTGACCGGCCGCCCGATCACGTGGGCGTCGAGCAACGCGGCGGTGGCGACAGTGGACGCGAACGGCGTCGCGCGAGGCGTGGCCGCCGGGACTGTGCAGATCACGGCGACGATCGGCGGCGTCACCGGCAGCGCGTCGTTGACCGTGGCGGCCGTTGTCGTCAAGGTGGCGACCGTCACCGTGTCGCTCGCGAGCACGACGATCACGGTCGGCCAGACGACGCAGGCCACGGCGACGCTCCGCGATGCGTCGGGGACGGTGCTCACGGGGCGCGCGATCACATGGAGCTCGTCGAACACGAACGTGGCGCGCGTCGACGCGACCAGTGGATTGGTGACGGCCGCCGGCGTCGGCTCGGCCACGATCACGGCGACGAGCGAAGGCATTACCGGAAGCGCAACAATCACAGTGAACGCGCCCGCGGTGGCGCCGACCGCGACGACGAACGACGCCACGAGCGTGTCGACGACCTCGGCGACGCTGCAAGGCACCGTGAACCCGAACGGAAGCACGTCGACGGTGTGGTTCGAGTGGGGCACGAGCACGACGTCCCTCACCGCCACGGGCACGGGAACGAATCCGGCGACCACCGTCACCAATTGGACGGAAAATCTCACCAACTTGCAGCCGTCGACGACGTACACGTACCGCATCGTGGCGCAGAACGCCGGCGGAATCACGCGCGGGGCATTCAAGACGTTCACCACCGGGGCCGTGCAAACCGGACCGACGGGCGATCACACCACGTCGTGGGACGGCGGTGAGAGCGATGAGCCGGTCGCTACGCTCACGGCATCCAACCCGCGCTTCCTCGACAACACGCCGTTCACCCTGACGCAGACGACGACGGTGATCGCGTTCACCGCGCAGCAGTTCACGTCGCAGTTCTGGGTGCTCGATCGCAACAATGCGCAGGCGTTCGTCAACGGGAGCGCGTTCAACGGCTTTCAACTGGCCCCGCTCGGCCAGGCCGGATTGAACTTCGTGACGCTCCCGGCCGGCACGTATTTTCTCGCTGCGCAGCCGAACCAGACCGTGTTCTCGGGCTATAGTAATACTATCTTTATGGAAGTATCATGGGGCACGTTCCCGAAGTGGACGTTCAGCAGCAACGTCCCGCTCGCGCTGTCGGGCGCGAATCCCGGAGCGTGGAAGAGCCAGGGGTTCACGGTGGGGACCAGCGACTACCGCGCCGAGATCGAGACGGAAGGGTCGGACGGGGTGTTCGCGGTGATGACGGCCGCGCAATTCCAGACCTATCAGGCGAAGTACGCGAACGGCTACACGGGCGGCGGCTTCGACGCGATCTTCGCCTGCGGGGGCCAGCAGGGAGGAATCGACCTGGAGATCGAGTGCGAGATGAAGTTGACGCCCGGGAGCTACGTCTTGATCTACATCAACACGAGCAACCGGGTCGCGGGCGGGGCCGGAAACATCAACTTTTACCGGCCGTAG
- a CDS encoding ammonium transporter: protein MHWDTGNTAFMLLSTSLVMLMTPGLAFFYGGLVGRKNVLTIMIQSFVSMGVTTVLWVVCGYTMAFSGSHGSATNPDIGGVIGNFNLAFFRGVDPMMPFPGSPTIPLIVFIAYQMMFAQITPALITGAFANRVTFKAYLLFLVAWLLLVYFPVAHMVWGGGILQQNGVLDFAGGIVVHATAGFAALAAVFYVGKRRVADTGLHSIPLVALGTGLLWFGWYGFNAGSELKVDSVTSLAFLNTDVAASFAAITWLTLAWIYERKPKFVGLLTGSIAGLAAVTPAAGYVSTATAILIGIVASIVCYYAIFLKNKMQWDDALDVWGVHGVGGVVGVLCLGAFAFNAMNPDGGANGLVHGDATFFLKEAGAVIGSAVYAFVFTYVMLAIINKITPVMVTTADEELGLDESLHGEQAYL from the coding sequence ATGCATTGGGACACGGGAAACACCGCGTTCATGCTCCTCTCGACCAGTCTCGTCATGCTGATGACGCCTGGCCTCGCCTTTTTCTACGGCGGTCTCGTTGGGCGCAAGAACGTCCTGACGATCATGATACAGAGTTTCGTGTCGATGGGCGTGACGACCGTGCTGTGGGTTGTCTGCGGCTACACGATGGCCTTCAGCGGCAGTCACGGAAGCGCGACGAATCCCGACATTGGCGGCGTGATCGGCAACTTCAACCTCGCGTTCTTTCGCGGCGTCGATCCGATGATGCCGTTCCCCGGCTCACCGACGATTCCGCTGATCGTGTTCATCGCGTATCAAATGATGTTCGCCCAGATCACGCCGGCGCTGATCACCGGAGCGTTCGCCAATCGTGTGACGTTCAAGGCGTATCTGTTGTTCCTCGTGGCGTGGCTGCTCCTGGTCTACTTTCCCGTCGCGCACATGGTGTGGGGAGGCGGCATCCTGCAGCAGAACGGTGTGCTCGATTTCGCCGGCGGGATCGTCGTCCATGCGACCGCCGGTTTCGCGGCGTTGGCCGCCGTGTTCTACGTGGGCAAACGGCGTGTCGCCGATACGGGACTGCACAGCATTCCGCTCGTCGCACTCGGCACGGGGCTGCTCTGGTTCGGGTGGTACGGGTTCAATGCGGGCAGCGAGCTCAAAGTCGACAGCGTGACGTCGCTCGCGTTTCTCAACACCGACGTCGCCGCGTCTTTCGCCGCGATCACCTGGTTGACGCTCGCATGGATCTACGAGCGAAAGCCGAAATTCGTCGGGCTGCTCACCGGCTCCATCGCCGGCCTCGCGGCGGTGACGCCCGCCGCCGGATACGTGAGCACCGCGACGGCGATTCTGATCGGCATCGTCGCCAGCATCGTGTGCTACTATGCGATTTTCCTCAAGAACAAGATGCAATGGGATGACGCCCTCGACGTGTGGGGCGTGCACGGCGTCGGCGGCGTGGTCGGCGTGCTCTGCCTCGGCGCGTTCGCGTTCAACGCGATGAATCCGGATGGCGGCGCGAATGGGCTCGTCCACGGCGACGCGACGTTCTTCCTGAAGGAAGCGGGGGCGGTGATCGGCTCGGCGGTCTACGCCTTTGTCTTCACGTACGTCATGCTCGCGATCATCAACAAGATCACGCCGGTGATGGTCACCACCGCCGACGAGGAGTTGGGGCTCGATGAATCACTCCATGGTGAGCAGGCGTATCTGTAG
- a CDS encoding radical SAM protein yields MIRPTNSADDTRQATPSRATARRRFEIILIRPSHYDDDGYVIQWFRSLMPSNSLAVMNGLLVDAAERHVLGPDVDIHVMPMDEANTRIRPDALIRRIKSAGAGGFVGLVGVQSNQYPRALDIARPFRDAGIPVILGGFHVSGSMAMGVDESLQRARAMGITLYAGEADGRIDDIIIAAAKGTLEPVYNYLNDLPGINGATIPHLPVGTAKRTIGATMSFDAGRGCPFQCSFCTIINVQGRKSRRRTPDDIEQVVRRNLAEGNDRFFITDDDFARNKDWEPILDRLIKIRNEPGNREITYWVQVDTQCYKLPRFLYKAGQAHVINMFIGLENINPDNLKAANKRQNKIADYRTMMLDCKRNGLVTWGGYIIGFPGDTKESVLRDVETIKRELPIDLLEFFFLTPLPGSADHQRLAKAGVRMDEDLNKYDLNHALTDHPKMSKAEWEETYRAAWRSYYTKEHCRTIMRRAAARGVHPNRVFLPLTSFYHAVMFEGIHPLEGGILRRKVRKDRRPGLPIENPILFHAKRWPRQLAVSLRFGLRFLHMAWMGRRIMLHPRMFDYMDQALAPMDESPDVEQQTVETFEPSLPDVAPGVERVASVLPA; encoded by the coding sequence ATGATCCGGCCCACGAACTCCGCGGACGATACGCGGCAGGCGACTCCCTCACGGGCCACAGCACGGCGCCGGTTCGAGATCATCCTGATCCGGCCGTCGCACTACGATGACGACGGTTATGTCATCCAGTGGTTCCGGTCGTTGATGCCGTCCAACAGCCTGGCCGTGATGAATGGGCTGCTCGTCGACGCCGCCGAGCGTCACGTGCTTGGTCCGGACGTCGACATCCATGTCATGCCGATGGACGAAGCCAACACGCGCATCAGACCGGACGCATTGATCCGCCGCATCAAGTCCGCGGGCGCCGGCGGATTCGTCGGCCTGGTCGGCGTGCAATCCAACCAGTATCCACGCGCGCTCGACATCGCCCGCCCTTTTCGCGACGCGGGAATCCCCGTCATCCTCGGCGGTTTTCACGTGTCGGGCAGCATGGCGATGGGCGTCGACGAGAGTTTGCAACGCGCGCGCGCGATGGGCATCACGCTCTACGCCGGCGAAGCCGACGGGCGCATCGATGACATCATCATCGCCGCCGCGAAGGGCACGCTCGAACCGGTTTACAATTATCTCAACGATCTGCCGGGCATCAACGGCGCCACGATTCCACATCTGCCCGTCGGCACGGCGAAGCGAACGATCGGCGCGACGATGAGCTTCGACGCCGGCCGCGGCTGTCCGTTCCAGTGCTCGTTCTGCACGATCATCAACGTGCAGGGCCGGAAATCACGCCGGCGCACGCCCGACGACATCGAACAGGTGGTGCGGCGGAATCTCGCGGAGGGCAACGACCGGTTCTTCATCACGGACGACGACTTCGCGCGCAACAAGGACTGGGAGCCGATTCTCGACCGGCTGATCAAGATCCGCAATGAGCCGGGCAATCGCGAGATCACGTACTGGGTCCAGGTCGACACGCAGTGCTACAAGCTGCCGCGCTTCCTCTACAAAGCCGGTCAGGCGCACGTCATCAACATGTTCATCGGTCTGGAGAACATCAATCCGGACAACCTCAAGGCCGCGAACAAGCGACAGAACAAGATTGCCGACTACCGGACGATGATGCTCGACTGCAAGCGCAACGGGTTGGTGACGTGGGGCGGTTACATCATTGGTTTCCCGGGCGACACGAAGGAGTCCGTACTGCGCGACGTCGAGACGATCAAGCGCGAATTGCCGATCGATCTGCTGGAATTCTTCTTCCTGACGCCGCTGCCGGGTTCGGCCGATCACCAGCGACTGGCGAAGGCCGGCGTGCGCATGGACGAGGACCTGAACAAGTACGATCTCAATCATGCGCTGACGGATCATCCCAAGATGTCGAAAGCCGAATGGGAAGAGACGTATCGGGCGGCGTGGCGCAGCTACTACACGAAGGAGCACTGCCGGACGATCATGCGGCGCGCCGCGGCGAGGGGCGTGCATCCCAATCGCGTGTTTCTGCCGCTCACGTCGTTCTATCACGCGGTGATGTTCGAGGGGATTCATCCACTCGAGGGCGGCATTCTCCGGCGGAAAGTCCGCAAGGATCGACGGCCCGGCTTGCCGATCGAGAACCCCATCCTGTTCCACGCGAAGCGTTGGCCCAGACAGCTCGCCGTGAGCTTGCGCTTCGGACTCCGGTTTCTTCACATGGCGTGGATGGGCCGGCGCATCATGCTCCACCCGCGGATGTTCGACTACATGGATCAGGCGTTGGCGCCGATGGACGAGTCGCCGGACGTCGAGCAGCAGACGGTGGAGACATTCGAGCCGAGCCTGCCGGACGTAGCGCCCGGCGTCGAACGAGTGGCGAGCGTGCTGCCCGCCTGA